In a single window of the Fibrobacterota bacterium genome:
- a CDS encoding TonB-dependent receptor plug domain-containing protein, whose amino-acid sequence MTGILRDTSFAAGAALRLEVLETGDTLSVAPGKPFRIDLPRDTVWNLCFSAPVDSFRAASQNRAVQEGGISAQGGRAPSEGRLEKCFEVRLVGNDTAFSADIGDQPSMVVQAPRAAAPIAAAPDSVARDTGATQYKSEEAVQLKKVLVRAQRAPKRSLGKSTVSAKLIKRMPGLAEADVIRSIQALPGVVASSDFSTKIYVRGGGSDQNLILLDKAVVYSPVHFFGLFSTFLVEGIDEVNFYKGGFPPEYGNRLSSVLDIKSREGGTDSAQTWEKGSSLQVSTFASQIHTEGHQGPVRWLVAGRRTYIDQVLTLLRDQGLTDLDLDYYFYDLQGNVHYDMSKNDGFMLSWYNGRDELNFTPFKVDWGNTVIPLNYDGVLDKHLTTHATASYSLFSQDFSLEHIFAFYNRIATINYKQSLEYTGIDGHRLTAGLDLNWIETIFRNDQIIAKILLRDRTTFFLNSLFFEDKWSPGATELTGGLRLTQSTVLDVPGVEPRLSLKYKLPHAQALDFHVGFYQQYVNSIQFSDQESINEFYYPAKKVSTQTVNPTSSLLFSAGYGIDKVKDTWDFTLEGYFKTVNHLPVYSPNDVPDSILLDVSRDLGDLFREANGYSYGFEASLRKPEGLIFGGLSYSNGTAVIREDAHKDQAYFPSWHQPHSLKADLAINLLGKDGLFVKSGRKYLRMSSQLKYATGLPYTEYVGYSDAHLLDQNQGRQAGGPNPEFQDNIDLLRGNRNAAFVPAYFRWDLKPVDWGREGKWNFSWTLLNITDHKNIFFYTYDRQANPPKRIEITQFPFFPFLVNYEYYF is encoded by the coding sequence ATGACCGGTATCTTGCGTGATACCTCTTTTGCCGCCGGGGCCGCCCTGCGCCTGGAGGTCCTGGAAACCGGCGACACCTTATCCGTGGCGCCGGGGAAGCCGTTCCGCATCGATCTGCCCCGCGATACGGTATGGAACCTCTGCTTCAGCGCGCCGGTCGATAGCTTCCGCGCGGCCTCCCAGAACCGGGCGGTTCAGGAGGGAGGGATCTCCGCCCAGGGGGGTCGGGCGCCCTCAGAAGGACGCTTGGAAAAATGCTTCGAGGTCCGCCTGGTCGGGAATGACACCGCCTTTTCCGCCGACATCGGCGATCAGCCCTCCATGGTGGTCCAAGCCCCGCGGGCCGCGGCCCCGATCGCAGCCGCGCCGGACTCCGTCGCGAGAGATACCGGAGCGACCCAGTACAAATCCGAAGAGGCCGTGCAATTAAAAAAGGTTCTGGTGCGCGCCCAACGCGCGCCCAAGCGGTCGTTGGGCAAATCCACCGTCTCGGCAAAGCTCATCAAGCGCATGCCGGGCCTGGCCGAAGCCGACGTCATCCGCTCCATCCAGGCCCTGCCCGGGGTGGTCGCCAGTTCGGATTTCTCCACCAAAATCTACGTGCGCGGCGGAGGTTCGGATCAGAACCTCATCCTCTTGGATAAGGCGGTGGTGTATTCGCCCGTGCATTTCTTCGGGCTCTTCTCCACCTTCCTGGTGGAAGGCATCGATGAAGTCAACTTCTATAAGGGCGGCTTCCCGCCCGAGTACGGCAATCGGCTTTCTTCCGTGCTGGACATCAAATCGCGCGAGGGCGGCACCGATAGCGCCCAGACGTGGGAAAAGGGATCCTCGCTCCAAGTCAGCACCTTCGCCTCCCAGATCCATACCGAGGGCCACCAGGGCCCCGTGCGCTGGCTGGTGGCCGGCCGCCGCACCTATATCGATCAAGTGCTGACGTTACTGCGGGACCAGGGACTGACCGATCTCGATCTCGACTATTACTTCTACGATCTGCAAGGCAACGTCCATTACGATATGTCCAAGAACGACGGCTTCATGCTTTCCTGGTACAACGGACGCGACGAACTGAACTTCACCCCCTTCAAGGTGGACTGGGGCAATACCGTCATCCCGCTCAATTACGACGGGGTTCTGGATAAGCACCTGACCACCCATGCGACGGCCTCGTACAGCCTTTTCAGCCAAGACTTCAGCCTGGAACATATCTTCGCGTTCTACAACCGCATCGCGACCATCAATTACAAGCAGTCCCTGGAATATACCGGCATCGACGGCCACCGCCTCACGGCCGGGCTCGATCTCAATTGGATCGAGACGATATTCCGGAACGATCAGATCATCGCCAAGATCCTGCTCCGCGATCGCACGACCTTCTTCCTGAACAGCCTGTTCTTCGAGGACAAGTGGTCTCCGGGCGCGACCGAGCTGACGGGCGGCTTGCGGTTGACGCAATCGACCGTGCTGGACGTACCGGGAGTGGAACCGCGCCTCTCCCTGAAATACAAGCTGCCCCACGCCCAGGCCCTCGATTTCCACGTCGGCTTCTATCAGCAGTACGTCAACTCCATCCAATTCTCCGATCAGGAAAGCATCAACGAGTTCTATTACCCGGCCAAGAAAGTCTCGACGCAAACCGTGAACCCCACCTCCTCCCTCCTTTTCTCCGCCGGTTACGGCATCGACAAGGTCAAGGATACCTGGGACTTCACCTTGGAAGGCTATTTCAAGACCGTCAACCACCTGCCCGTCTACTCGCCCAATGACGTGCCCGACTCCATCCTGCTGGATGTCAGCCGCGATTTGGGCGATCTCTTCCGCGAGGCCAACGGCTACAGTTACGGCTTCGAAGCCTCGCTCCGCAAGCCGGAAGGCCTTATCTTCGGAGGCCTATCCTATTCCAACGGCACCGCCGTCATCCGGGAGGACGCGCATAAGGATCAAGCCTACTTCCCTTCCTGGCATCAACCCCATAGCCTCAAGGCCGATCTCGCCATCAACCTTTTGGGGAAGGACGGGCTGTTCGTGAAGAGCGGCCGCAAGTACCTGCGCATGTCCAGCCAATTGAAATACGCCACCGGCCTGCCGTACACGGAATACGTAGGCTATTCGGACGCGCATCTTTTGGACCAGAACCAGGGCCGGCAAGCGGGAGGGCCCAATCCGGAATTCCAGGACAACATCGATCTGCTGCGCGGCAACCGCAACGCCGCCTTCGTCCCGGCGTATTTCCGATGGGACTTGAAGCCGGTGGATTGGGGCCGGGAAGGCAAATGGAATTTCTCGTGGACCCTCCTCAACATCACCGATCATAAGAACATCTTCTTCTATACTTACGATCGGCAAGCGAACCCTCCCAAACGCATCGAGATCACTCAATTCCCCTTCTTCCCCTTCCTGGTGAATTATGAGTACTACTTCTAG
- a CDS encoding DUF3450 family protein gives MHRTHRNGAKAAVVMAATLLALSSPRAQDADATPRLEADLQKARAEVEKSKKDVQKAEGDLRKTDSLVRDENDRAAAAEQRAGKDRERREKENAALQARVQETQAKVDQERAASSRKQNDEDEIKSRQKRLSLVLAGYCDSLARRIEGGLPWDNEARLDRVRSLKKDLEAGSATVDEGFARLNALLKDEAKSGDEIALFNKPIARKNGEMVNAQVLKIGNQWLAYMDEEGKRFGILERKPGGAWEWREDPGFAEKNRIKAAIEIKASKRPPSLAVLDLGIAPGALPIPASHPAPVSPAPSAPKGAK, from the coding sequence ATGCATCGAACGCATAGAAACGGCGCCAAAGCCGCGGTCGTTATGGCCGCGACGTTGTTGGCCCTGTCATCGCCGCGCGCCCAGGATGCCGACGCCACGCCGCGCCTGGAGGCCGATCTCCAGAAAGCCCGCGCCGAGGTGGAGAAGTCCAAGAAGGACGTCCAGAAGGCGGAAGGCGATCTGCGCAAGACCGACTCCCTGGTGCGCGACGAAAACGATCGGGCCGCCGCCGCCGAGCAGCGCGCCGGGAAGGACCGCGAGCGGCGCGAGAAGGAGAACGCCGCCCTGCAGGCCCGGGTGCAAGAGACCCAGGCGAAGGTCGATCAGGAAAGGGCCGCGTCGAGCCGTAAGCAAAACGACGAAGACGAAATCAAGTCCCGCCAGAAGCGCCTGTCCCTGGTTTTGGCCGGTTATTGCGATTCCCTGGCCCGCCGTATCGAAGGCGGGCTGCCCTGGGACAACGAAGCCCGCCTCGATCGCGTGCGTTCGCTTAAGAAGGATCTGGAGGCCGGATCGGCCACCGTGGACGAGGGCTTCGCGCGCCTCAACGCCCTGCTCAAGGACGAAGCGAAAAGCGGCGACGAGATCGCCTTGTTCAATAAGCCCATCGCCCGCAAGAACGGGGAAATGGTGAACGCGCAAGTGCTCAAGATCGGGAACCAATGGCTGGCTTATATGGACGAAGAAGGCAAACGCTTCGGCATCCTGGAAAGGAAGCCCGGGGGAGCGTGGGAGTGGCGCGAGGATCCCGGCTTCGCGGAGAAGAACCGCATCAAGGCCGCCATCGAGATCAAGGCCTCCAAGCGGCCCCCGAGCTTGGCCGTGCTGGATCTGGGCATCGCGCCCGGCGCCCTCCCGATTCCCGCCTCCCATCCGGCCCCGGTCTCACCGGCCCCGTCCGCGCCGAAAGGAGCCAAGTGA